Below is a genomic region from Oscillatoria sp. FACHB-1407.
TCCAGCTATAGATGAACATGACCACGATGTAGATGACCGAGAATACGGCATCTAACACCACCGTCAACGCTGTCCCAGTGAGAAATTGGCGAATATTTTCTAGCTCGTTAATCCGAGTTGCCAGTTCACCGACGGGTCGCCGCTCAAAATAACGGAGAGGCAGGCGTAACAGGTGATCGATGATCTCCGAACCCAACGACATATCAATGCGGTTGGTGGTATCGACAAACAGATACGTTCGCAAACTGGTCAGAATCGCCTCAAAGATCGCCAGCACCAGCAGGAATACCCCCAACACCTGGAGGGTGTCCACGCTTTCCTGGACGATGACCTTATCAATGATCACCTGAATCATCAGAGGGTTCGCCAGGGCAAACAATTGAACGAAGAACGAGGCAATGAATACCTCCCACAGCACCCGTTGATGCTTCTTGATGACGGGCAGGAACCACTCTAAGCCAAAGCGTTTTTGGGGAGTTTGCTGGGTCGGCTTGAGCAGCAGCACCTCGCCCTGTTCGCCCCAGGTTTCTGCAAACTCCGCCGGCTTGCGCCGAATGATGCCCATATCCGGCACCGCGATCACCAGTTCCCGCTCACTGACTTCATATAGCAGCACGACAGTATCCTGCCACTTCAGTAGAACGGGTGCTTCTAATCGCCCGATTGCACTTCCAGGCACCATGACTAACTGAGCATTTAAGCCCATCAATTCTGAAACGGCACCGCACAGTTCCAGTGACATGCTACCTGTGCGCTGAGTCTGGCTCACCAGAATACGCTGGACTACATCTCGGCGGAAGGGAATGTTGAGATGCTGACAGAGCATTTGAAAACAGGCTAACGCTCCGTCGATCGCCCCCGTTCCTCGGACAAAGGGATACTTTGCTGATGTGGATTTACTGCTGCTGGTTGGGCGAATGCTAGGATCTGCTTCTACAGGGCGATCGGGCGCATAGGGAATATCAACCTCAGCAGGGGAAGCTGTGAGCACTGGCTCCTCTGTCACCATTGCCGCAGGTTGCAGAATGGTCTTCGGAATGCCGATGACCCGAGCGGGTTCTGACCCGATGACGTTTAGTTGGTTGACTTGCTCGACTCTAATAGAGCTACCCACCTCATACTGATCGATCGCCCCACCACCACTGACGAGCCAGAACCGATGAGACTCCAACGAGCTTGTGGGGGTGTTGCCCGGTGATAGGTTACAGATTACGGCTTCTGTCTGCGCTTGTAGTGCCAGATCTTTGAGTACCACATCTCCGATCGCCTGCCGATGGATTTCTGCCCCTAATAGATCAAAGACTTCAATCAACGAGGTTTCGCTGCGAAACGCCGCTGCCATTTGAGGCTCTCGCTCTAGCAACGCCAAAAAATCGGTAGCAGAGAGCACGAGACAAATCGTTTCCACAGAGGCGATCGCCGTTTCACAGGGCACCCCCCGCACTAGTCCGACCCACCCTAAGACGGAGCCTGGTCGCGCCAGTTCTAACGTCACGGGTCGCTGAGTCCGGGGGTCATATCCTAAGAGACGGGCTTGCCCCTCGTAAATAATATTGAGTTGGGCGGGCATTTTGTCGCGTACCAGCATTGCCTGACCCATTCGATAGCGCAGCATTTGCAACTGGTCTGCTAGGGCTGTGAGCGCACTCTCAGACAGGAGATCAAACGGTGGCACTGTAGCCAGAAATTCTAAGACAGAGGTTTTGGTATAAGTCATGGGGCAGTCGAAGCTGAATTGTCGGAAGAAACGAGATTAATTTGGCTTAACTGTTCTTGAAGCCAGTTATTAAAGAGTTCATTCAGAAGCCGTCGTCGCATTGCATCGTCCAACTGAGCGGGAATAAACCGTTCCAGGCGTACAATCACGAGCCATTCACCGACACGAGTGGGTGCCCAAAGCTGACCGGGCTGACTAATGGAAAGCATTTGCGCCAGAGTGGGATGGGGGACGCTCAACTCCACCGGCCCGATCAATCCATCCGTTTGAGCCTCTGGTCCCTGGGAGTAGGTGCGAGCTAGCTCTGCAAAAGATTGTTCCCCCTCTAGAACGCGAAAGTATACTTCTTGAGCAATTCCTAAATCTTGAGTGCGAATCAACGAATAGATGACGCGATCGAGTTGTCCTTTGCGGTTGAGGAAGTAGGATTCGAGCTTTGGACCCCAGGTAGCCAGCTTAAACTTCTCGATTTTGACCTCACGCATGGCTCGTGCTTCGAGCTGAGAAACGTTCATGCCGTGTTGTTGTAACCAGGCTCGGCGGCTCTCTTCGGATGCTAAGCCATGCTGAGTATAAAACTGCTGACAAGCCGCGTCTTTTTCTTCGGAGGTGCACTCAATTGGGGCGATCGCCTGATCGATCAGGATCTCCTGTAGCAATTGAGGCAGCATCTGATAGCTCGCTAGTAGCGGGATAACCTCTTCTGCTAGGATCTGGCGATTTCCAACCTGTAAAACAACAGTCATTTAGGCTAATCTCTTGCACGTTAATAAACGACCTACTTCTTCTACCTTCAACTTCGATGAGCCGATTCCACTATATTTTTTATCTCATTTGAAGATTAAGGTGAAGACGGACTTCTCCAGTATCATCGGTACAACACGGTATCCCAGAATGACACTGCTATTTCTTAAGGGTAGACACACCAAGGGGACGACCCCTAATGATCGCCCACTTTAGGTTAACCTTCTCTGGATGTCAGTGTCTTGATGGAGTTGAGAATAGTAACGGAATGTTACATCTACCCCAGGTAGAGACAAAGCCATTAAAATGGCATTTTCGGATAACGTCTCATGGGAGTAAAAGGAAATAGGGAGTAGGGAAGCCAATTCCCCAGGAATAATTAGCTTTGGTTAGAAAGCTTAAGACAAGGACATTAGTTCAAACACTAGTCAAACCCTGATTTTGGGAAGGCTTTCTGACTTGCCTCCGCCGCATCAAATGTGGCTGTGGTTATACGTTAGTAATCTGTGCTCACCTTCAAAACACTCTGAAGTTACGAGCCTGAGTTACGAGCCTGGGCTTTCCCGATTGCCGCTGCTACGAGTTGACTAATGTCGGTTACGTTTAACCGGTTGCGTTTATAAGGTACAACGCAGCAATTCGCGGTATCAAAACGCGAGAAATTTGGAGTAACCCTACATATATCCCTACATATATATAGGTTGCCGTACGTATATACGTATGTAAGTGCATCCAGTTTCTGATTTTGCATCTATATTGCTGTAATTTGAGGCGATTGAACCATTGCTTTACAGCAGCCCTGTTCATCGGTTCAGACATTTTTTGTAGTGAATCAAACACTTTGGAAGGGATGAAGAGCCTCAGGAATGAGGAAACATCCTCCTAAAGGTACAAAGCTGAATTGTCGGCTTTAAACATATCTTGATCATGTCAATTACTTTACTTTTCTATCCATTGACAGATTAAGAAATGGTTGGCTCTACCTCTATAGGATGCTACTAAAACCCAAGAGTGCTGTAGTAGACTCTAGTCAAGTCAGGCAACCTGTTTGGCACGTTAATGAGAAGCAAGAGGCAAGACGTTAACATTCGTTTGCATTTGGCGATCCAGCCTGAGCTTTTTGTAAAGATCGACACCTTATTTGAAGGTGTTGATCCAGCTCTAGATCTCGACATCATCACTTTATTTCCCCTCAAGAATTAAAGTTCTTTCTACCGTAGCCTTTGGACTGATTTTGTAGTTCAGGCGACCACGAAAACACAGTTATGGGCTAGGTTGAAGGGACTCCGGGGTGTTTTACAGGTGCGATCGCAACCTTCAAAATCGGTCTATGGTGTCTTACGGTCTATCCCTTTAAATGCGATCGATATAGATGAGATCTATCTTTTCTCTCCAATTACTTGAATCTATTGGATCAACCGAGTAAAGTTATCAAAACTATCGCGTCTCTGCCTCTAAAAACTAATTAACAGAACCTAATGAATGCTCTCAAAGATTTTCATAACATTTTTTTCAATTTTTGATATTGACAAAACCGATCATAGCTAGGATAACCATCTTCATATGACAGCAATATTCAATCATCACTCTGAGCAAGCAATGGATAACTCTACGATGGAAGCCCCCGATACCTTGCAGTTTGAAACTGCTTTCGAGGATGAATTTTTTAATACTCTTGATTCAAAGGAATTAGATAGCGATGACGTTGAGGACGTTCCTATCGATATCATCGAAGATGTCATAAAAGACGCTGAGCCTGAGGCAGAGGAGCCCTTATCTGGGTTTGCGGCGGACGATGAAGCCGATGAAGATGTAGAAGCGGTCATGGCTGAGCATTTTCCGGGATATCGTAAAACGATTTCCGATGATGCGGTCGGGGCTTTTTTCAAAGAGATGGCGCGATACCCGCTGTTAAAACCCGATGAAGAGATCGAGTTGGCTCGTCGGGTGAAGTTTTTGATTGAAATTGAGGAGTTGCGCGATCGCCTGCGGACAGAGTTAGGCTACAACCCCTCTAAAGCGGAGGTTGCCGCTGCACTTGAACTCAACGAACGGCAACTCGAACATCGGCTCTATCGTAGCCGCATGGCAAAACGCAAAATGATCCGCTCCAACCTGCGCTTGGTTGTGTCGATTGCCAAGCGATATCTCAATCGGGGCGTGCCTTTTCTAGATCTGATTCAAGAGGGAGCCTTAGGACTGAACCGGGCAACCGAAAAATTTGATCCTGACAAGGGCTACAAGTTCTCAACCTATGCCTACTGGTGGATTCGTCAGGGCATCACACGGACGATCGCCAATGATGCTCGTACGATTCGTCTTCCGATTCATATTGTTGAAAAGCTCAACAAACTGAAGAAGTCTCACCGGGAACTGCGGAAAGAACTAAACCGTAACCCAACCGAGGCAGAGTTGGCGGCTGCCCTCGATCTCACCCCGGATCAACTCCGCAACTTGCAACAAGTACGGCGGCGATCGCTCTCCCTCAATCACCGGGTTGGTAAAGGAGAAGACACCGAACTAATGGAGTTGTTGGAGGACAACAGCACCCTCTCTCCGGAAGCGCAAATGAGTGAAACCATGATGCGCCAGGAAATTCACAGCATTTTGGGTGATGTGCTGACAGAGCGAGAAAAAGATATCATCTCGCTGCGCTACGGGTTAACCACTGGGGAACCTCATACCTTAGAAGAGGTGGGCGGTTTGTTTAACCTCTCACGCGAACGGGTTCGTCAGATCCAGACGAAAGCAATGCGGAAGTTGCGGCGTCCTCAGGTAGCAGCACGGCTCAAGAGTTGGTTGCGATAGGGGGCAGCGTTAATCAGGTTAACAGCCTGAGAAATCCATTTGCATACCTTGGCGCGAGTCCAGGCAACCTCTGTTAGAACGAAGTTTGTCTTTGCAGGTCATAGGAGATCAACGGCTTGTCCGATGTAGACTATGCGGCTCAAAGTTGGTGCTGGTCTGCTTAGGCGGGTTTTTCGTGGGAGCTATTAGGTTTAACGGTCAAAACCGAACGACTTCCCCGGTTTGACATGATACTGTCAGAGCAGTACTACCTTTGGTTCCTATGCCAGATTCTGCAACTTCTTTGACCTCAACCCTGACGATTCGCCCTGCTACATCTGCCGATGCCGAAGTTCTGTTCCATTTGATTCAGGCGTTAGCGGAGTATGAAAAGTTATCCCATGCAGTGACTGGCAACGCTGCACTGTTAGCCACTGATTTGTCGGGCGATCGCCCCGCCTGTGAGGCGATTTTGGCAGAGCATGAGGGCAACCCCATCGGTTTTGCGTTGTTCTTTTCTAACTACTCTACATTCCTCACCAAGCCTGGTATTTATCTCGAAGATTTATTTGTGCTGCCAGAGTATCGAGGACAGGGGGTTGGCAAAGCCCTGTTGGCTCATCTGGCAAAACTGGCGCAAGCACGAGACTGTGGGCGATTGGAGTGGAGCGTGTTGGATTGGAATGAACCTGCGATCGCTTTTTATCGACGGATTGGAGCCACGCTGATGGAGGAGTGGCGCATTTGCCGAGTAACGGGAGAAGCGATCGCCGTTCTAGCCAGTCAATCGGAGACTTAGCGGTTTAGCTCCCTGCTTGCTTAGTACAACTCGTCGTAAATAAGGGTGGGAATTTGGGGTGCAGGGGTGGAACCCCTAGCTGGGGGCGCAGCCCCCACACCCCCCTGGTTTTATTTCCAAACCCTATCTATGAATAGCAGTACTTAGGAGTGTGATAGTCGTGGTTTAAGTTGCGTTTCAAAAAAACGGGGATTTCAGGGTGCCCTCATCCTGTTGAAAAATCTTCACTGCTGAGCTTGGAGCAGGGCGATAAAATCAAGACATAAACCCAGGTCATTCTTAATAAGGTTAATCGCATGAAAACCATTTGGGTCAACGAACAAATTGATCCCTCTGGGATTATCTACTCCTGTATTGCCTCCTGCAATGAAAATGAAGCGAAAGAGTGCCATACTTCATTTCAACAAAATCTGACCCCAGCCCAAAAAGCAGCGGGTTGGATTGCTCGGCTTCGCACCGTTGAATCATGGGACTTAGTGCCTGCCAACGCACTGAAGCTCGATTAGGGTTGCGATGTGGGCGAGCTTTGGGCAAAATGCCCTGGCTACATTTAGAGCATCTCGCCCCAGTCCTTGATCGCTGCCCCATTAGCGGTGGCGGCGATAGCGAATATCCATAATCTCGGCTAGACCCGCATCTTCCCAGTCGAGCGGTGTGCTTTCATCTGCGGGAACAACTGTCACTACAGGTTGCTCTGGCTCAGGAGGCTCGTAGATTGGGGTCACTACTGTCATCGCAGGCAAAGCAGCCATTGTTGGAGAGGCAGCAGGTAAGGGAAGCGGCAAAGCTAAGTCGCTAGATTGCTCAGCCAGAGGCAGAGATTCTGCTGCTGTGTTGGATTGAGGCGATCGCGACTCTCGACGAACCTGCTTAAAGCGTTGAGAAATGAGCAAGGAGCCTGCAATACAACTCAGGGTAATCGTTCCCAGTGCCCATGCGGGCAACGTTCTGGAACTAACATCGGTGGAAACATTAGGCTGAGGGCTATCCGGGCTATCAGGATTGACCCGTGACAACTCAGGGCTCATCAGACTGGTGACCGCAATTCCGGTGATTAGCAACAACAGCACCCAAATACCGCTCCAAAAAACCAGTGGGTGCTCCCAGAGCAAGCGAAACCATGCCAATACATTAACCGTGTCTGGAGTAGAATACTCACTCCAGGGATCATCTACCGTTGTTGATGGCAACGGAGATGCCTGACCTATTCGTGCCTCATCGTTAAGTGCTTCACCCTCAGCAGATGGCGGTTGAAGCCTCTGATCGCGATCCATAAGCTCTACGGGAGCGATGAATAGAAGATTTGATTTGTATTCTAGAACATTTGTTCGGAAGCTCCCACTTTTTTGGATTGATTACAAGATTTCCCCAGAACAGAGTCGTACTGTTAACGTCATGGATTAAGCACCTGGCGAATCAATTCGCGGCTACAGCTCTATTTCTATGGGATTACCACGGACTCTTATGTGAAGTAAAAGTGAAGAGTCGGATAGGTATATGTAGTTGGCATCAAGTTCTTTCAAGGCACTGAGATGAAAAGGAATAGGGGTGCCAGTACTCCTGTCCGTATTGCAGACCTCTGTGCCCCATTTTAATAGCGGTACCAGTTCTGACAATTTGGTATACCAGTAATTTCACGTAAGTACTCCTACGGAGCTGCAAACTGGGAAACTTACCGTTCATATTGAGAAGTTTGCAGGCTTATAACAGGTTTATTGGGAAGATGTTGATTAGTGGGATGGTTGATGATGCCATTTGTCGTTAAGGAAGAGGCAGTACGGACGTTTAATTTCTATCTCAACGGCTCAGTCCGGCAGGGCATGGTTTGTCAAAACAAACTCTACAAACTCGTATCTTCGTTTGAGCCAGATGATTGCCCCAGAGCCTATGCTTTGGGCTGGAGTCTGGGATGTGGTGGAACACCAGCTGTTATTACCCTGACCGAACAAGGTTATGGGGTTTGGGTCGATCTGCGATCGCACGCTCAATCCAGTTTTTAAGCCAGATCAGGCATTCCCTTCCACTAAAACGCCATTGAGAAAAATATCGGCAATCCCTTCTGCCATCTCTTGCATTTCTTGCGGTGAGGAATGTTCAGCCATCACGGTATCGCGGCTAAACCCGGCCACTGTAAACATCCCTAAAAATACTTGAGCCACAATGCGCGGGTTCATGCGGCGGTAGATGCCCTGATCCATCGCCGTTTGAAAGAAAGCTTCTGCGACATCGGTCATTTTGGCGATCACCTCTGCCTGAATGCGATCGCGCAGATCTGGGTGAAACTGAGCTTCCATAAAGCACACCCGTAGCATATCGGCATTGCGGTGTAGATTTAGCATCCGCTTTCGCATAACCTGAGCGATCGCCTTATAGCTACCCATCTCGCTCAATTCCGTAAGCAGATCCGTTAAAATTTCAATCCACCCCTGAGTTGCCACTTCCACGAGAATTGCTTTTTTGTTTTCAAAGTGGCGAAACAAAGTGCCCTCAGCGACTCCAGCTGCTTCGGCAAGATCGCGAGTTGTCGTGCCGTCGTAGCCTCGACGCGCAAATAACCGCTGTGCTGCCTGAAGGATTCGAGTGCGAGTCTCTACTTCAGGTTGGGATGGACGTTGAAAAATCTGCATAGCGGTAGTTCAGTGTTACAGACATCTGCACGATCATTGTCGATCGCTGAACTGGAACCCGGACAAAAGGTTCATACAACCTTACGTTTATTTAGGAAAGTAGATTAAGAGGAAGGGAGAAGAAAAAGTGAAAAAGTGAAAACAGATAGATATCTCTCGTCTGTCACTCTCGCCGCAGACAAAGTTCAAATGCCCCATCCCCTTGTCACTCCATGACCGTGTTACTCCTCCTCATTGAGCGGACGAGTGACTCGCAAGATTAGCGCACTCAATCCCAGGAACCACAGCAACGTAATTAGATAAGCGAATGACATCAACTCGCGGATTGATCGCTTGAGGTTAACCACATAATCTGCGTGAACATCCAACCCCATTGCTCCGACAATTTGTCCGGTAGAGTTGCGAATAGGGGCAAACGCAGCAAACTGAGCACCTCGCTGATCACGAGTGACAAAGGTGGTGAGACTGAGTTGAAACAACCCCTGGTAGACCGCTGTGTCAGGTTGGTCAACGATAAATGATTGTCGAAACACGGTTGCTTTTTCAGGTTCGAGCGTCCGCAATACGTCTCCCACAATCAAGATCTCACCGGGGCGAGTCCCAGCGGTGTAGCTGTAGGGGTTGGCATAGGGAACTAGCGTATGCACGCGATAGAGCCAATCCTGATGTTTTTGATAAAGGGGATTACTGACAGGCTCGGTTTGTCCAGGAGGGAGAGGAGTACGGGCGAGGGTGGCAAAGTCGTTTCCATTTACGCCGGCAACCGTTGCATTTAATGCCTGCACCATCTCAGCTTTGATGCGAGTGACGGTCGTTTCCCAGAGGTAGTAGTAGAACCAGTAAAATCCCAGAGTAACGATCGCCATATTGACGACAACCGTTGTCACCATCACAATCCACTTGGCACGCTGTCGGGCTCGATAAAAAGCAGCTTTGGCAGCTTGACTGGCGTGAATATAGCGAGTTTGAATTTCGGTTGGTTTAGGGTCTTGGTTGATGCTGGCGACTAACCACTGTTCCGCATCTTTGAGGTCGCTGCCTCGGAGCAAATAACTGTTGTTTTCAGTTTTGAGTTGCCACTCGATCGCTCGCACGAGTAGGCGGGTATGCATGTGAATGTAGTCAACATCTGTGTCGATCGCCCGTACCAGTTCGTCAAAGGCGTGATCAAAATCATCTGTTTCGCGAAAAAACAGCCAATTGTGTTTACTAATTTGTGGATGAACCTGTTGAGGGTCAAAACCTTCACGTCGCACAATCGGCAAAAAACGTTTGTGGCAATGAGCCGCATAGTCAATTTCATCGCGACAGACCGCCGAGGCAACCGAGTCAGGGCTAATCACAAAAATAAATGTATTGGCAGACTCAATGCCCCGTTGAATGGCTTGCCACCATTCTTCCCCTTTGTAAATGTCAGTCCAATCAACCCACGGATCTCGCCCAATCCGCTTAAATGCCTCACTTAACACTTCGACAAAAGCTTTGTCTTTGCGTGAATAGGAAATGAACACATCATTTCCGGGTGTATGAGTCTCATTGGGTTGCAAACGAGTATTCACAGCAACAATAGACGGCTTCTTCTCAAGCATGATCGATGCCCCCGATAGCAGTGATTATTTGCTTGTAATTACTCTAAACGACATGTCTTGAAACGATGAAGGATAAAGGATGAAGGATAAACATCAAACTGTTTCCAGCCTTTAGCCTTTAGCTTTCAGCCTGCAAAAATTTACAGGTGTTTTGAGCACCTGCGATCGCCTCCAACTCTAACGCGCTCAATGTAGTCAGGCTGGACAAAAATTGATAGCCCTGAAATTGTTCACAGGCGATCGCCAACCATCGTTCCACTATCATGTCGTGCCACAGGTGAAGGGTACCATCCTCTGTTCCGGTGACAATTAGGTGCCCATTTGGATGAAAAGCGACAGCAGAGACAACCCCATTGTTCTGCCGGAAGGGTTCACCCAGGGGATTGCCGTTATTATCCCAAAGTCGCAAGGTACCATCCTCGCTCGTGCTGGCGATCGTCCTGCCATCGGGGCTGTAGGTGACAGCCGCGACGAAGCCCTCATGTCCCTGAAACGGGCTGCCCAGCGGTCTTGCTGTCTCAACATCCCACTGGCGCAAAATGCCTTCTCCTCCAGCACTGATGAGCACGTTTTTCAACGGATTGAAGGCAACCGCTGCAACCCCAAACTCGTGTCCTTGAAGCGTGGTCAGATGACGTCCTTGCAAATCCCAAAAGCGAACGGTTGAGTCCTTGCTGGCACTGGCAATGCGATCGCCATTAGAACTAAAGGTGACCGATTGGACGCTACTGCTATGCCCTTCAAACGGTTGCCCAATGGGTTGCCGATCTGCTACGTTCCACAGTCGAATGGTGCGATCGTCCTCTCCTCCACCGCTGACGATCGTCTCACCATCGGGGCTAAAAGCAACCGATTGAATCGCGTCATTGTGACCCTTCAAAGGTTGACCAATCTGTCGGCGTTGTTGGACATCCCACAGTCGCAGCAATTTGTCATTACCACCGCTAACCAGCATTGTCCCTGTTGAATTGAAGGCGATCGCGTTCACTCCATCTGCATGGGCTTGCAAGGGTGAACTGATGGGCTTTCCTTGCGTATCCCAAAAGCGAATCGTGCCATCGGCACTAGCACTGGCGAAGGTTTGATCATGGGAGTTAAAGGCGATGGACTGAATGACGTTATTGTGGGCTGAGATGACTTCACTCGCTAGATGATTTTCCACATTCCACAGTCGTATGGTGCGATCGGTACTGCTGCTGATCAGCGTGTCACCCTCTGGGGTAAACACAGCCCGCAAGACAAATCCCTCATGTCCACGAATGGGTTCACGAATTAAATTTCCCTGCAAATCCCACAGGCGAATGGTGCGATCGGGGCTAGCACTGGCAATTGTCTGTCCAGATGGGCTGAAGGTAACGGATCGAACGACATTTTCGTGCCCGACAAAGGGGAGGTCGATCGGGTTGCCCTGCAAATCCCAGAGTCGCACTGTATAATCTAAACCTCCACTCACAACGTGTTGCCCATCGGGGCTAAAAGCAACGGATAACACCCCTCCATCATGACCCTGCAAAGGGTTTGCCAGGAGTTGACCCTCCAAGCTCCAGAGACGAATCGTACCATCAGTACTGGCACTGGCGATCGCCTGACCATCGGGGCTACTGGCAACGTCATACACGGCATCAGTATGTCCTTCAAAAGGTTGACCAATTGCCTGTCCTGATGCGTCCCACAGTCGCACCTTGCCATCATCACCACCGCTGACAATACGATCGCCACTAAATGCTAGTGCATTAACCGCGCCCTGATGCGCTTGAATCGATTCACCAATGCGATTGCCCATTGTCGTCCACCGAGTGATCGCACCATTGGCATCACCCGTTACTATCATCCTTCCATCAGCACTCCAGACGATCGCGTAGATTGGCACATCAAGGGCTGAGACAGGGTTGCCAAGAGGTTGACCCGTTTGCAAATCCCAAAATCGCAGAACGCCTTTTTCGTCAGCACTAACGAGTTTTCTACCGTCAGGGCTGTAGGCGATCGCATACACTTCTCCCTCATGCCCCAACAATCGGTTCTTTTCGTGGTTACCCTGAATGGCACTGAGTAAACTCGATCGCACTTCGTTCAATCCCTCCTGAGAATCATCGCTCAGGCTGATGCCGATGGTGTGGAGTGCCAGCACCAATCCATTGACCGGCTTGACCTCCATCAATGTGTTCACACGAGCTACTTTTTCTCGTAGCTCTGCCTCTGCTCGGTGTCCCTCAGCCCGATGATATTGCCAGAGTGCAACCAGGGTTGACGTGGCGGTAATAGCTAACCCCAAAGAGATGCCACCCACCGTTAGCCGTTCTCGACGCAACACTTTGTGACTCGTGCGGACAAATTCGATCTGCAATGGAGCGGGTTGTGGGTCTTTAGCCTCCGACGCAGCCAACCACTGCTCTGCCTTCCGCAGGTCGCTGCCCCGTAGCAAATAGCTGGAGTCTTGCCCATGTTCTTTCCAGTCCTTCGCCCGCACCAGCAATCGCGTGTGAAAGATAACGTGTTCTAAGTCAGTATTAAGGGCTGCGATCAACTTAGCCAGCGATTCATCAAAAGACTCTGCCTCTTTGAAAAAGATCCAATTGATGGATGCTAAGGCTGGATGTACCTGTTCGTACTGCACATCCCGGTAGACGATTGGCAGCA
It encodes:
- a CDS encoding TIR domain-containing protein; its protein translation is MTDVFISYCRRDKEFANKLHSVLVGQGKDVWIDWEDIPPSVDWRAEISTGIEEANAVVFVLSPDWIASRECNIELELAIASSKRLLPIVYRDVQYEQVHPALASINWIFFKEAESFDESLAKLIAALNTDLEHVIFHTRLLVRAKDWKEHGQDSSYLLRGSDLRKAEQWLAASEAKDPQPAPLQIEFVRTSHKVLRRERLTVGGISLGLAITATSTLVALWQYHRAEGHRAEAELREKVARVNTLMEVKPVNGLVLALHTIGISLSDDSQEGLNEVRSSLLSAIQGNHEKNRLLGHEGEVYAIAYSPDGRKLVSADEKGVLRFWDLQTGQPLGNPVSALDVPIYAIVWSADGRMIVTGDANGAITRWTTMGNRIGESIQAHQGAVNALAFSGDRIVSGGDDGKVRLWDASGQAIGQPFEGHTDAVYDVASSPDGQAIASASTDGTIRLWSLEGQLLANPLQGHDGGVLSVAFSPDGQHVVSGGLDYTVRLWDLQGNPIDLPFVGHENVVRSVTFSPSGQTIASASPDRTIRLWDLQGNLIREPIRGHEGFVLRAVFTPEGDTLISSSTDRTIRLWNVENHLASEVISAHNNVIQSIAFNSHDQTFASASADGTIRFWDTQGKPISSPLQAHADGVNAIAFNSTGTMLVSGGNDKLLRLWDVQQRRQIGQPLKGHNDAIQSVAFSPDGETIVSGGGEDDRTIRLWNVADRQPIGQPFEGHSSSVQSVTFSSNGDRIASASKDSTVRFWDLQGRHLTTLQGHEFGVAAVAFNPLKNVLISAGGEGILRQWDVETARPLGSPFQGHEGFVAAVTYSPDGRTIASTSEDGTLRLWDNNGNPLGEPFRQNNGVVSAVAFHPNGHLIVTGTEDGTLHLWHDMIVERWLAIACEQFQGYQFLSSLTTLSALELEAIAGAQNTCKFLQAES